In Topomyia yanbarensis strain Yona2022 chromosome 2, ASM3024719v1, whole genome shotgun sequence, one DNA window encodes the following:
- the LOC131683520 gene encoding snRNA-activating protein complex subunit 3 produces MERIYRPKCSKVISVRQALREFHQELLPDGWRHVPTTKDDIATAMGFSGTEQEFNELLQAVDLDQHLSSTKDIRISSFHPARVQNVQKPAEIPEKANRFNCVQHALKITGKFRKNLDSKIRYNKHKYSCITRSDEPDLEPYMEILLEIRFYEPFKYKPGIRLGHPKFHQEFYVLGTQFLTELRDKIYCQCDLGPFFDISENPHINSIDKNTNVESRPNPGFFFIHDTFYNDLRNEDSYDYSEVIRSWAERQKNVGELRTRRMEETKFEDIFFRLGYPQVYQHHGNCEHIFVVSDCRLLATSDVLLRKRYPILNSYAFPRSIPCNICGHCEANYIVKNSDQHIFDPAYVCEVCFQSYHYKDGKKLGEFEAFRFLGTKIAVKEDEFENDSHP; encoded by the exons ATGGAGAGAATCTACAGACCTAAATGCTCCAAGGTAATATCTGTAAGGCAGGCTTTGCGTGAATTCCATCAGGAACTATTGCCGGACGGTTGGAGACATGTGCCAACTACGAAAGATGATATTGCTACTGCCATGGGATTTAGTGGTACAGAACAGGAGTTTAACGAACTGCTGCAGGCAGTGGATCTAGATCAGCATCTATCCAGTACAAAGGATATACGTATTTCTTCCTTCCATCCGGCACGTGTTCAAAACGTTCAAAAACCGGCCGAAATCCCAGAAAAGGCGAACCGCTTTAATTGCGTTCAGCATGCCTTGAAAATTACCGGCAAGTTTCGCAAAAATTTGGACTCAAAAATTCGCTACAACAAGCATAAATACTCGTGCATCACTCGAAGTGATGAACCGGATCTAGAACCCTACATGGAGATATTGCTTGAGATACGATTCTATGAACCTTTCAAGTACAAACCAGGCATCCGACTAGGACACCCCAAGTTTCATCAAGAATTTTACGTTCTTGGAACGCAGTTTCTAACTGAATTGCGCGACAAAATATATTGTCAATGTGATTTGGGACCTTTTTTTGATATTAGCGAAAACCCCCACATTAACTCAATTGATAAGAACACTAACGTGGAATCGCGGCCAAATCCTGGCTTCTTCTTCATTCACgatacattttacaatgatttgaGAAATGAAGACAGTTATGATTATTCAGAAGTCATCCGGAGTTGGGCCGAGCGCCAGAAAAATGTTGGAGAACTAAGAACTCGAAGAATGGAAGAAACAAAGTTTGAAGATATTTTTTTCCGGCTAGGTTACCCACAG GTTTACCAGCATCATGGGAATTGTGAACACATATTTGTGGTTTCAGACTGTAGGCTACTCGCAACTTCCGATGTGCTGCTGCGGAAACGATACCCTATTTTAAATTCGTATGCTTTTCCCAGATCGATTCCATGTAACATTTGTGGTCACTGCGAAGCGAATTATATTGTCAAAAATAGTGACCAGCACATATTTGATCCTGCCTATGTTTGCGAAGTATGCTTTCAGTCGTATCACTATAAAGACGGGAAGAAATTAGGTGAATTCGAAGCTTTTCGATTTCTGGGCACAAAAATTGCCGTCAAAGAAGACGAGTTCGAGAATGATAGTCATCCGTAA